A stretch of the Harpia harpyja isolate bHarHar1 chromosome 5, bHarHar1 primary haplotype, whole genome shotgun sequence genome encodes the following:
- the KLF10 gene encoding Krueppel-like factor 10 isoform X2: MGSGEQKEENKGSGRRAAAARAPVSLGSPPAEEEMEMMTEKQRDTRYSWNNTPEKGDYEAVEALISMSCNWKSDFKKHAEMRPITPASDMSEESDETLLPGAADFHAIPAFCLTPPYSPSDFEMLQVVHPGAPAPAAALSKLLAEAAKTPLAAARREAERAPAAGPLKAQATSVIRHTADAQLCNRKTCPVRTASVLKYQDSVSRETNSKQNTEEAEHLVCSAVAPSRASDESGELPVAEGKTAEAAVGPAPSTKPSVSRHQPVPGSARQSAAVAPPCPAQGSGAPPVPVICQMVPLPANSNVVTAVVPTATPSQQPALCQPMVFMGTQVPKGAVMFVVPQPVVHSTKAPIISPNGTRLSPIAPAPGFVPSAAKTTPPVDSSRIRSHICSYPGCGKTYFKSSHLKAHVRTHTGEKPFSCSWKGCERRFARSDELSRHRRTHTGEKKFACPMCERRFMRSDHLTKHARRHLSAKKLPNWQMEVSKLNDIAVPPTSATTQ, encoded by the exons ATGGGGAGCGGcgaacaaaaagaggaaaataaaggcAGCGGgcggagagcggcggcggcgcgcgctcCGGTCAGCCTCGGCTCCCCGCCGGCG gaggaagaaatggaGATGATGACTGAGAAACAGAGAGATACTAGGTATTCCTGGAACAATACTCCTGAAAAAGGCGATTATGAGGCTGTAGAAGCCCTTATTTCTATGAGTTGCAACTGGAAATCAGACTtcaaaaaacatgcagaaatgagACCTATAACTCCAGCATCTGATATGTCAGAAGAGAGTGACGAGACTTTGCTTCCTGGAGCAGCGGACTTCCATGCAATACCAGcattt TGCCTGACCCCCCCCTACAGCCCTTCCGACTTCGAGATGTTGCAGGTGGTCCATCCCGGGGCACCGGCGCCCGCTGCAGCGCTCAGCAAATTGCTGGCCGAGGCTGCCAAGACTCCTCTGGCCGCAGCTCGGAGAGAGGCGGAGAGGGCTCCAGCAGCCGGGCCTCTGAAAGCTCAAGCCACGAGTGTTATCCGCCACACGGCTGATGCCCAGCTTTGTAACCGCAAAACCTGCCCGGTGAGAACAGCCAGTGTGCTGAAATACCAGGACAGTGTTTCAAGGGAAACAAACAGtaaacaaaacactgaagaagCAGAACATTTGGTGTGTTCCGCTGTGGCGCCGAGCAGAGCCAGTGATGAGAGCGGTGAACTGCCGGTGGcagaaggaaaaactgcagaagcagctgtcGGTCCGGCACCCTCGACAAAGCCCTCGGTCAGCAGGCATCAGCCTGTCCCTGGATCGGCACGGCAGTCGGCGGCGGTGGCACCGCCATGCCCCGCCCAAGGCAGTGGAGCCCCCCCCGTGCCAGTGATTTGCCAGATGGTCCCGCTGCCCGCAAACAGCAACGTTGTGACGGCTGTAGTGCCCACTGCCACGCCAAGCCAGCAGCCGGCTCTCTGTCAGCCCATGGTCTTTATGGGCACCCAAGTTCCCAAAGGTGCTGTTATGTTCGTTGTGCCCCAGCCAGTTGTGCACAGCACAAAGGCTCCCATTATTAGTCCGAATGGCACGAGACTCTCTCCCATTGCCCCTGCTCCTGGCTTCGTACCTTCTGCAGCAAAAACCACTCCTCCGGTTGATTCTTCGAGAATAAGAAGTCACATTTGCAGCTATCCAGGGTGTGGGAAGACGTACTTCAAGAGCTCCCATTTGAAGGCTCACGTCAGAACACACACAG gagaaaAGCCATTTAGTTGTAGTTGGAAAGGCTGTGAGAGAAGGTTTGCACGGTCTGATGAACTGTCTCGCCATCGCAGAACACACACCGGGGAGAAGAAGTTTGCCTGCCCGATGTGCGAGCGGCGGTTCATGAGGAGCGACCACTTAACGAAGCACGCACGTCGCCACTTATCGGCTAAGAAGTTACCAAACTGGCAAATGGAAGTGAGCAAGTTAAACGATATTGCTGTGCCACCAACATCTGCGACCACGCAGTGA
- the KLF10 gene encoding Krueppel-like factor 10 isoform X1, with protein sequence MARQGDPEGTAGCPGERRDRGQREIGPRRRPEGEEEMEMMTEKQRDTRYSWNNTPEKGDYEAVEALISMSCNWKSDFKKHAEMRPITPASDMSEESDETLLPGAADFHAIPAFCLTPPYSPSDFEMLQVVHPGAPAPAAALSKLLAEAAKTPLAAARREAERAPAAGPLKAQATSVIRHTADAQLCNRKTCPVRTASVLKYQDSVSRETNSKQNTEEAEHLVCSAVAPSRASDESGELPVAEGKTAEAAVGPAPSTKPSVSRHQPVPGSARQSAAVAPPCPAQGSGAPPVPVICQMVPLPANSNVVTAVVPTATPSQQPALCQPMVFMGTQVPKGAVMFVVPQPVVHSTKAPIISPNGTRLSPIAPAPGFVPSAAKTTPPVDSSRIRSHICSYPGCGKTYFKSSHLKAHVRTHTGEKPFSCSWKGCERRFARSDELSRHRRTHTGEKKFACPMCERRFMRSDHLTKHARRHLSAKKLPNWQMEVSKLNDIAVPPTSATTQ encoded by the exons ATGGCGCGACAGGGGGATCCCGAGGGGACGGCCGGCTGTCCGGGCGAGAGGAGGGACCGCGGGCAGCGGGAGATCGGACCTAGGCGGCGGCCGGAGGGG gaggaagaaatggaGATGATGACTGAGAAACAGAGAGATACTAGGTATTCCTGGAACAATACTCCTGAAAAAGGCGATTATGAGGCTGTAGAAGCCCTTATTTCTATGAGTTGCAACTGGAAATCAGACTtcaaaaaacatgcagaaatgagACCTATAACTCCAGCATCTGATATGTCAGAAGAGAGTGACGAGACTTTGCTTCCTGGAGCAGCGGACTTCCATGCAATACCAGcattt TGCCTGACCCCCCCCTACAGCCCTTCCGACTTCGAGATGTTGCAGGTGGTCCATCCCGGGGCACCGGCGCCCGCTGCAGCGCTCAGCAAATTGCTGGCCGAGGCTGCCAAGACTCCTCTGGCCGCAGCTCGGAGAGAGGCGGAGAGGGCTCCAGCAGCCGGGCCTCTGAAAGCTCAAGCCACGAGTGTTATCCGCCACACGGCTGATGCCCAGCTTTGTAACCGCAAAACCTGCCCGGTGAGAACAGCCAGTGTGCTGAAATACCAGGACAGTGTTTCAAGGGAAACAAACAGtaaacaaaacactgaagaagCAGAACATTTGGTGTGTTCCGCTGTGGCGCCGAGCAGAGCCAGTGATGAGAGCGGTGAACTGCCGGTGGcagaaggaaaaactgcagaagcagctgtcGGTCCGGCACCCTCGACAAAGCCCTCGGTCAGCAGGCATCAGCCTGTCCCTGGATCGGCACGGCAGTCGGCGGCGGTGGCACCGCCATGCCCCGCCCAAGGCAGTGGAGCCCCCCCCGTGCCAGTGATTTGCCAGATGGTCCCGCTGCCCGCAAACAGCAACGTTGTGACGGCTGTAGTGCCCACTGCCACGCCAAGCCAGCAGCCGGCTCTCTGTCAGCCCATGGTCTTTATGGGCACCCAAGTTCCCAAAGGTGCTGTTATGTTCGTTGTGCCCCAGCCAGTTGTGCACAGCACAAAGGCTCCCATTATTAGTCCGAATGGCACGAGACTCTCTCCCATTGCCCCTGCTCCTGGCTTCGTACCTTCTGCAGCAAAAACCACTCCTCCGGTTGATTCTTCGAGAATAAGAAGTCACATTTGCAGCTATCCAGGGTGTGGGAAGACGTACTTCAAGAGCTCCCATTTGAAGGCTCACGTCAGAACACACACAG gagaaaAGCCATTTAGTTGTAGTTGGAAAGGCTGTGAGAGAAGGTTTGCACGGTCTGATGAACTGTCTCGCCATCGCAGAACACACACCGGGGAGAAGAAGTTTGCCTGCCCGATGTGCGAGCGGCGGTTCATGAGGAGCGACCACTTAACGAAGCACGCACGTCGCCACTTATCGGCTAAGAAGTTACCAAACTGGCAAATGGAAGTGAGCAAGTTAAACGATATTGCTGTGCCACCAACATCTGCGACCACGCAGTGA
- the KLF10 gene encoding Krueppel-like factor 10 isoform X3 translates to MEMMTEKQRDTRYSWNNTPEKGDYEAVEALISMSCNWKSDFKKHAEMRPITPASDMSEESDETLLPGAADFHAIPAFCLTPPYSPSDFEMLQVVHPGAPAPAAALSKLLAEAAKTPLAAARREAERAPAAGPLKAQATSVIRHTADAQLCNRKTCPVRTASVLKYQDSVSRETNSKQNTEEAEHLVCSAVAPSRASDESGELPVAEGKTAEAAVGPAPSTKPSVSRHQPVPGSARQSAAVAPPCPAQGSGAPPVPVICQMVPLPANSNVVTAVVPTATPSQQPALCQPMVFMGTQVPKGAVMFVVPQPVVHSTKAPIISPNGTRLSPIAPAPGFVPSAAKTTPPVDSSRIRSHICSYPGCGKTYFKSSHLKAHVRTHTGEKPFSCSWKGCERRFARSDELSRHRRTHTGEKKFACPMCERRFMRSDHLTKHARRHLSAKKLPNWQMEVSKLNDIAVPPTSATTQ, encoded by the exons atggaGATGATGACTGAGAAACAGAGAGATACTAGGTATTCCTGGAACAATACTCCTGAAAAAGGCGATTATGAGGCTGTAGAAGCCCTTATTTCTATGAGTTGCAACTGGAAATCAGACTtcaaaaaacatgcagaaatgagACCTATAACTCCAGCATCTGATATGTCAGAAGAGAGTGACGAGACTTTGCTTCCTGGAGCAGCGGACTTCCATGCAATACCAGcattt TGCCTGACCCCCCCCTACAGCCCTTCCGACTTCGAGATGTTGCAGGTGGTCCATCCCGGGGCACCGGCGCCCGCTGCAGCGCTCAGCAAATTGCTGGCCGAGGCTGCCAAGACTCCTCTGGCCGCAGCTCGGAGAGAGGCGGAGAGGGCTCCAGCAGCCGGGCCTCTGAAAGCTCAAGCCACGAGTGTTATCCGCCACACGGCTGATGCCCAGCTTTGTAACCGCAAAACCTGCCCGGTGAGAACAGCCAGTGTGCTGAAATACCAGGACAGTGTTTCAAGGGAAACAAACAGtaaacaaaacactgaagaagCAGAACATTTGGTGTGTTCCGCTGTGGCGCCGAGCAGAGCCAGTGATGAGAGCGGTGAACTGCCGGTGGcagaaggaaaaactgcagaagcagctgtcGGTCCGGCACCCTCGACAAAGCCCTCGGTCAGCAGGCATCAGCCTGTCCCTGGATCGGCACGGCAGTCGGCGGCGGTGGCACCGCCATGCCCCGCCCAAGGCAGTGGAGCCCCCCCCGTGCCAGTGATTTGCCAGATGGTCCCGCTGCCCGCAAACAGCAACGTTGTGACGGCTGTAGTGCCCACTGCCACGCCAAGCCAGCAGCCGGCTCTCTGTCAGCCCATGGTCTTTATGGGCACCCAAGTTCCCAAAGGTGCTGTTATGTTCGTTGTGCCCCAGCCAGTTGTGCACAGCACAAAGGCTCCCATTATTAGTCCGAATGGCACGAGACTCTCTCCCATTGCCCCTGCTCCTGGCTTCGTACCTTCTGCAGCAAAAACCACTCCTCCGGTTGATTCTTCGAGAATAAGAAGTCACATTTGCAGCTATCCAGGGTGTGGGAAGACGTACTTCAAGAGCTCCCATTTGAAGGCTCACGTCAGAACACACACAG gagaaaAGCCATTTAGTTGTAGTTGGAAAGGCTGTGAGAGAAGGTTTGCACGGTCTGATGAACTGTCTCGCCATCGCAGAACACACACCGGGGAGAAGAAGTTTGCCTGCCCGATGTGCGAGCGGCGGTTCATGAGGAGCGACCACTTAACGAAGCACGCACGTCGCCACTTATCGGCTAAGAAGTTACCAAACTGGCAAATGGAAGTGAGCAAGTTAAACGATATTGCTGTGCCACCAACATCTGCGACCACGCAGTGA